One Streptomyces sp. V4I8 genomic window carries:
- a CDS encoding IS701 family transposase, translated as MGGDLAGVRLWAGELGALHERFVHRFNREEPRQSALAYMRGLVAPLERKNGWTLAEEAGHTGPDRIHRLLNRIEWDADEVLDDVRDYVVEHLADREAVLIVDDTGFLKKGVRSAGVQRQYSGTAGRTENCQIGVFLAYATGRGRTLIDRRLYLPTSWTDDRERCRRAGIDDSVAFETKVAMAKAMVRRAIADRIPFGWVTADAAYGFSKGWRFELEQADVFHVMATTRHDTVVTRWSIDHPVHDLFPGLPRQKWKRRSCGEGAHGRRIFDWARVEVRPWHREDRRHWVLARRSVSRPEEISYYIAYCPADTTLDELIRIAGSRWAVEECFQTAKQECGLDDYQVRRYPGWHRHMTLAMAAHACLTVLRARQLDTDKAETDPPSSSTSASPRSDA; from the coding sequence ATGGGTGGGGACCTTGCTGGTGTCAGGTTGTGGGCGGGGGAACTGGGTGCTCTGCATGAGCGGTTCGTGCACCGGTTCAACCGGGAGGAGCCGCGTCAGTCGGCGCTGGCTTACATGCGTGGGCTGGTTGCGCCGCTGGAGCGGAAGAACGGCTGGACGCTGGCGGAGGAGGCCGGGCATACGGGTCCCGATCGCATCCACCGGCTGCTGAACCGGATCGAGTGGGACGCCGACGAGGTCCTGGACGACGTACGCGACTACGTCGTGGAACACCTCGCAGACCGCGAGGCCGTCCTGATCGTCGATGACACCGGCTTTCTGAAGAAGGGCGTCCGTTCGGCCGGGGTGCAAAGGCAGTACTCCGGAACGGCCGGCCGCACCGAGAACTGCCAGATCGGTGTGTTCCTCGCCTACGCCACCGGCCGTGGACGCACTCTGATCGACCGCCGTCTGTATCTGCCCACCTCCTGGACGGATGACCGGGAACGGTGCCGGCGGGCGGGCATCGACGACAGTGTCGCCTTCGAGACGAAGGTGGCCATGGCCAAGGCGATGGTCCGCCGGGCCATCGCCGACCGTATCCCGTTCGGCTGGGTGACGGCGGACGCCGCCTACGGCTTCAGCAAGGGCTGGCGGTTCGAGCTGGAACAGGCGGATGTCTTCCACGTCATGGCCACCACCCGGCACGACACCGTCGTCACCCGCTGGTCCATCGACCACCCCGTCCACGACCTGTTTCCCGGCCTGCCGCGGCAGAAATGGAAACGCCGTTCCTGCGGTGAAGGAGCCCACGGCCGGCGGATCTTCGACTGGGCCCGCGTCGAGGTGCGGCCCTGGCACCGCGAGGACCGCCGGCACTGGGTCCTCGCCCGCCGCAGCGTGAGCAGGCCCGAGGAGATCTCCTACTACATCGCCTACTGTCCCGCCGACACGACGCTGGACGAGCTGATCCGCATCGCGGGCAGCCGATGGGCAGTCGAGGAATGCTTCCAGACCGCGAAGCAGGAGTGCGGCCTGGACGACTACCAGGTCCGCCGCTACCCGGGCTGGCACCGCCACATGACCCTGGCCATGGCCGCCCACGCCTGTCTGACTGTCCTGCGGGCCCGCCAGCTCGACACGGACAAAGCAGAAACGGATCCTCCCAGCTCATCCACCTCAGCCTCGCCGAGATCCGACGCCTGA
- a CDS encoding DUF5110 domain-containing protein, with the protein MYETLVRFIRLRKALVPYLYSLAWQVHSEDSTMFRPLAFDLVFPGADGSFVLYEDEGDGWGYEQGAGARTELRWDEANGTLTVGRPVRDYPGRPVRRVVRARLVEPGRGWAEASALWLTAEQQRQELRIPLRPSRSSSRRS; encoded by the coding sequence GTGTACGAGACGCTGGTCCGGTTCATCCGCCTGCGCAAGGCTCTGGTCCCCTACCTCTATTCCCTCGCCTGGCAGGTGCACTCCGAGGACAGCACGATGTTCCGTCCGCTGGCCTTCGACCTCGTCTTCCCGGGCGCGGACGGCTCGTTCGTGCTGTACGAGGACGAAGGCGACGGCTGGGGCTACGAGCAGGGCGCCGGCGCCCGCACCGAGCTGCGCTGGGACGAGGCGAACGGCACCCTGACCGTCGGCCGCCCGGTGCGCGACTACCCCGGGCGCCCGGTCCGTCGCGTGGTACGCGCCCGGCTGGTCGAGCCCGGCCGGGGCTGGGCCGAAGCATCGGCGTTGTGGCTCACTGCCGAGCAGCAGCGCCAGGAGCTGCGGATTCCCTTGCGACCGTCGCGATCGTCGTCGCGGCGGTCCTGA
- a CDS encoding alpha-galactosidase: MIDTRVLLDWGHDALRLIIDADQDGRPRLRHLGAPDTVPRPAGSRESLPLVEAVVGAQDPDSSSRRLVDSVGARLRYLSHDARRDGDWHQLTVRLHDPETDLAADVVYRSPDGIPVLRAHVELRNGGSNPLDLESVTSLVLGVLTTDPAQLETADLLWAEHDWINEHRWQRRPLRQAVPHINGRVHQPYRMGTLTIAGKGSCSSGGHLPMGALSDRETGRTWLWQLETNGGGWQWDCGENMDTGFLSLSGPTNVRHGWSHRLEPGASSTTVPVALALTETGGIDEAFAALTRYRRAIRRPHPDHQHLPVIFNDYMNCLMGDPTTARLLPHIDAAAEAGAEYFVIDAGWYDDGDGGWWTTVGAWEPAPSRFPGEGGLGEVMDRIRERGMVPGLWLEPEVVGVHSPIATALPDEAFFRRHGARVNANGRYHLDLRHPAARAHLDEVVDRLVDGLGIGYFKLDYNVDAGSGTSSHPGESPADGLLGHNRAFLDWLDGVLDRHPGLVLESCASGGKRSDYALLSRVQLHSTSDQQNLELYAPIAAAAPTAVTPEQGAVWAYPLPDDSLDEVAFTMASALLGRIHLSGLLPELAPDALALAHEAVAVHKTIRGDLATAVPAWPLGLPGWYDPWIALALHTPDTTYVTVWRRPGDDSAESAVLPFPTLRGARVGVVVLYPSTTKAQATWDPKAATLDVSLPSAPSAVLLRLSTRPE; the protein is encoded by the coding sequence ATGATCGACACCCGCGTTCTCCTCGACTGGGGCCACGACGCCCTGCGCCTGATCATCGACGCCGACCAGGACGGCCGTCCGCGACTCCGTCACCTCGGTGCCCCCGACACCGTGCCCAGGCCGGCCGGTTCGAGGGAGTCGCTGCCGCTGGTCGAGGCCGTCGTGGGCGCCCAGGACCCGGACTCGTCGAGCCGGCGCCTGGTCGACAGTGTCGGCGCACGGCTGCGCTACCTCAGCCACGACGCCCGGCGCGACGGGGACTGGCACCAGCTGACCGTCCGCCTGCACGACCCCGAGACGGACCTCGCCGCCGACGTGGTCTACCGCTCGCCCGACGGCATCCCGGTCCTGCGTGCACACGTGGAGCTGCGCAACGGGGGCAGCAACCCACTCGACCTGGAGTCGGTCACCTCCCTCGTCCTCGGCGTCCTCACCACGGACCCCGCGCAGCTGGAGACCGCGGACCTGCTGTGGGCGGAGCACGACTGGATCAACGAGCACCGCTGGCAGCGGCGCCCGTTGCGCCAGGCCGTCCCGCACATCAACGGCCGCGTCCACCAGCCCTACCGCATGGGGACCCTCACCATCGCCGGGAAGGGTTCCTGCTCCAGCGGCGGTCACCTGCCGATGGGCGCGCTGAGCGACCGCGAGACGGGGCGGACCTGGCTGTGGCAGCTGGAGACCAACGGCGGCGGCTGGCAATGGGATTGCGGGGAGAACATGGACACGGGATTCCTGTCCCTGTCCGGCCCCACCAACGTCCGGCACGGCTGGTCGCACCGTCTTGAGCCGGGGGCGAGCTCCACGACCGTCCCCGTGGCCCTCGCCCTCACCGAGACCGGCGGCATCGACGAGGCGTTCGCCGCCCTCACCCGATACCGGCGGGCGATCCGCCGCCCGCACCCCGACCACCAGCACCTTCCCGTCATCTTCAACGACTACATGAACTGCCTGATGGGCGACCCGACCACGGCCCGCCTGCTGCCGCACATCGACGCCGCCGCCGAGGCGGGCGCCGAGTATTTCGTCATCGACGCCGGCTGGTACGACGACGGGGACGGCGGCTGGTGGACCACCGTCGGCGCGTGGGAGCCCGCCCCCTCCCGCTTTCCCGGCGAGGGCGGCCTGGGGGAGGTCATGGATCGGATACGGGAGCGCGGCATGGTGCCGGGACTGTGGCTGGAACCCGAAGTGGTGGGCGTGCACAGCCCGATCGCCACCGCCCTGCCTGACGAGGCGTTCTTCCGCCGCCACGGCGCCCGCGTCAACGCCAACGGCCGCTACCACCTCGACCTGCGCCACCCCGCCGCCCGCGCCCACCTGGACGAGGTGGTGGACCGGCTCGTCGACGGCCTGGGCATCGGCTACTTCAAGCTCGACTACAACGTGGACGCGGGTTCCGGCACCAGCAGTCACCCCGGTGAGTCCCCGGCGGACGGCCTGCTCGGCCACAACCGCGCCTTCCTCGACTGGCTGGACGGCGTGTTGGACCGCCACCCGGGCCTCGTCCTGGAGAGCTGCGCCTCCGGCGGCAAGCGCTCCGACTACGCCCTTCTCTCGCGCGTCCAGCTGCACTCCACCAGCGACCAGCAGAACCTGGAGTTGTACGCCCCGATCGCGGCGGCCGCACCCACCGCGGTCACGCCGGAACAAGGGGCGGTGTGGGCCTACCCGCTGCCCGACGACTCCCTCGACGAGGTCGCCTTCACCATGGCCAGCGCCCTCCTCGGCCGCATCCACCTCTCCGGCCTCCTCCCCGAACTCGCCCCCGACGCCCTCGCCCTGGCGCACGAGGCGGTCGCCGTCCACAAGACGATCCGCGGCGACCTGGCAACCGCCGTCCCCGCCTGGCCGCTGGGCCTACCCGGCTGGTACGACCCGTGGATCGCCCTGGCCCTGCACACCCCCGACACCACGTACGTCACCGTGTGGCGCCGTCCCGGTGACGACTCCGCCGAGTCGGCCGTTCTCCCGTTCCCGACCCTTCGCGGCGCCCGGGTCGGCGTCGTCGTGCTGTACCCCTCCACCACCAAGGCGCAAGCCACGTGGGACCCGAAGGCCGCGACGCTCGACGTCTCCCTCCCGTCGGCCCCTTCGGCGGTGCTGCTCCGTCTCTCCACCCGCCCGGAGTGA
- a CDS encoding Gfo/Idh/MocA family oxidoreductase — protein sequence MQTARAVLDAGELGTPVAATAFMVVPVPELWHPATEFYYRPGGGPLFDMGPYYLTALVTLLGPVRKVVGMTSASRSERTVGHGPRAGTTFPVEVATHVTGVLEHASGALSTLVMSFDVWAAGLPHIEIYGTEGSLSVPDPNHFDGPVRLFRAGAETKDWEDVPVRGGYPGAERGYGIADLAAAHATDTPHRADGCLAYHVLEAMEALLAAAEAGQPVHITSTPVRPAAVPAHAGRALAAHTSR from the coding sequence GTGCAGACCGCCCGCGCGGTGCTGGACGCCGGGGAACTCGGCACACCCGTCGCCGCGACCGCCTTCATGGTGGTTCCGGTCCCTGAACTCTGGCATCCGGCAACGGAGTTCTACTACCGGCCGGGCGGCGGCCCGCTGTTCGACATGGGGCCGTACTACCTCACCGCGCTCGTCACCCTGCTCGGTCCGGTGCGCAAGGTGGTCGGCATGACCTCCGCCTCGCGGTCCGAGCGCACCGTCGGCCACGGTCCGCGCGCGGGCACCACGTTCCCGGTGGAGGTGGCCACGCACGTCACCGGCGTTCTGGAGCACGCGAGCGGGGCGCTGTCGACGCTGGTGATGTCGTTCGACGTCTGGGCAGCGGGCCTGCCGCACATCGAGATCTACGGAACGGAAGGCTCGCTGTCCGTCCCCGACCCCAACCACTTCGACGGCCCGGTGCGCCTCTTCCGGGCCGGCGCGGAGACCAAGGACTGGGAGGACGTCCCCGTGCGGGGCGGCTACCCGGGCGCCGAGCGCGGCTACGGCATCGCTGACCTGGCAGCCGCCCACGCCACCGACACCCCGCACCGCGCGGACGGCTGCCTCGCCTATCACGTCCTGGAGGCCATGGAGGCGCTGCTCGCCGCGGCCGAAGCCGGACAGCCGGTCCACATCACCAGCACCCCCGTGCGGCCCGCTGCCGTACCGGCGCACGCGGGCCGGGCGCTCGCCGCGCACACCAGCCGCTGA
- a CDS encoding Gfo/Idh/MocA family oxidoreductase → MGDPLTERPIALRIGLVGAGQISGAYLRTLPALTHLSVTAVADLDAARARAVAATVPGARATTAKAVRGRRRRPRPQPDRPRRPRRGRPCRDRRGQARAEVAHAAIAAGKHVYGEKPLAATTTEARSVLDAAEAAGGTGGLRAGHCPGHGRADRPRGAGRRGTRHTRRRDRLHGGSGP, encoded by the coding sequence ATGGGCGACCCGTTGACGGAACGCCCCATAGCCCTGCGGATCGGGCTGGTCGGCGCCGGACAGATCAGCGGCGCCTATCTGCGCACCCTCCCCGCGCTGACGCATCTGAGCGTCACGGCTGTCGCCGACCTGGACGCGGCCCGCGCCCGCGCCGTCGCGGCCACCGTCCCCGGCGCCCGCGCCACGACCGCCAAAGCTGTGCGCGGCCGACGACGTCGACCTCGTCCTCAACCTGACCGTCCCCGCCGCCCACGCCGAGGTCGCCCATGCCGCGATCGCCGCGGGCAAGCACGCGCCGAGGTCGCCCATGCCGCGATCGCCGCGGGCAAGCACGTCTACGGCGAGAAGCCCCTGGCCGCGACCACGACTGAGGCCCGATCCGTCCTCGACGCGGCCGAAGCGGCGGGGGGAACGGGTGGGCTGCGCGCCGGACACTGTCCTGGGCACGGGCGTGCAGACCGCCCGCGCGGTGCTGGACGCCGGGGAACTCGGCACACCCGTCGCCGCGACCGCCTTCATGGTGGTTCCGGTCCCTGA
- a CDS encoding ThuA domain-containing protein, with protein sequence MTSVKQALVVRGGWDGHVPVAATNRYVTALKADGYAVTVSGTLDSYLDEELLAATDLVVQCWTMGEITGPQAEGLSQAVGAGTGLAGWHGGIVDAFRAETRYQMMTGGQFVHHAREFTTFEVRPVPEKADHPVLAGGIKPFTVTTEQYYLHVDPAIEVLAVTGYGPDPDHPELLGTPVPVTWTRHWGAGRVFVTTLGHSLADLEVPEVDTMIRKGMAWATR encoded by the coding sequence GTGACGTCTGTCAAGCAGGCCTTGGTAGTCCGCGGGGGCTGGGACGGGCACGTCCCCGTGGCCGCCACCAACCGCTACGTCACGGCACTCAAGGCGGACGGCTACGCAGTGACCGTCTCCGGCACGCTCGACAGCTACCTCGACGAGGAGCTGCTGGCCGCCACGGACCTGGTGGTGCAGTGCTGGACGATGGGCGAGATCACCGGCCCGCAGGCGGAGGGCCTGAGCCAGGCTGTCGGGGCGGGGACCGGCCTGGCCGGCTGGCACGGAGGCATCGTCGACGCGTTCCGCGCCGAGACCCGCTATCAGATGATGACGGGCGGCCAGTTCGTGCACCACGCACGGGAGTTCACGACCTTCGAGGTGCGCCCCGTCCCGGAAAAGGCCGACCATCCGGTGCTGGCAGGCGGCATCAAGCCGTTCACCGTCACCACCGAGCAGTACTACCTGCACGTGGATCCTGCGATCGAGGTGCTCGCCGTCACCGGGTACGGCCCCGATCCCGACCATCCCGAACTCCTCGGCACGCCGGTGCCGGTCACCTGGACCAGGCACTGGGGCGCGGGCCGGGTGTTCGTCACCACCCTCGGACACAGCCTCGCCGACCTGGAGGTTCCCGAGGTCGACACGATGATCCGGAAGGGCATGGCATGGGCGACCCGTTGA
- a CDS encoding transposase, with the protein MPSSVRGLCGSWTETGKTIAQVAADLGIKETTLGSWVARARRAGGDGTLGELEREELVRLRRESVENRKRIKEVEMERDVFKRAMALWGK; encoded by the coding sequence ATGCCGAGTTCCGTGAGGGGGCTGTGCGGATCGTGGACTGAGACGGGGAAGACGATCGCGCAGGTAGCGGCCGATCTCGGGATCAAGGAGACCACCCTGGGCAGCTGGGTGGCGCGGGCCCGGAGGGCCGGCGGGGACGGGACGCTGGGCGAGCTGGAACGCGAGGAGCTCGTGCGGCTGCGCCGGGAGAGCGTGGAGAACCGCAAGCGGATCAAGGAAGTTGAGATGGAGCGTGATGTCTTCAAGCGTGCCATGGCTCTCTGGGGGAAGTGA
- a CDS encoding IS3 family transposase, translated as MTENEPEALVAFIGRQRAEHNVPHRMSCRLLGVSEAWFYKWRRRSAEPTEREVRRVKLEERIRYFFRASGETYGSPRITLDLWEEGWQVSVNTVAEIMAELGLQGRKPPRRRKSLTRQGKRKAAPDLVRRRFDAVAPDLLWYGDMTEIETGEGKIYLATVIDAFSRRCLGYAMGEHHDAALVGASLKMAAVTRGGSLDGTIFHSDRGAEYTSEAYNKLCDRLGVVQSMGRVGSALDNAAAESFNSLIKVEYIHRRQFATRTEARLKIATWITGFYNPRRRHSAAGGLPPEEFERIIAEARERHCQKDQTA; from the coding sequence GTGACCGAGAACGAACCGGAGGCGCTGGTCGCCTTCATCGGTCGCCAGAGAGCCGAGCACAACGTGCCCCATCGGATGTCCTGTCGCCTGCTCGGGGTGAGCGAGGCGTGGTTCTACAAATGGCGGCGACGTTCCGCGGAGCCGACGGAACGTGAGGTCAGGCGCGTGAAGCTGGAGGAAAGGATCAGGTACTTCTTCCGCGCGTCGGGCGAGACGTACGGGTCGCCGAGGATCACGCTGGATTTGTGGGAGGAGGGCTGGCAGGTGTCGGTGAACACCGTCGCCGAGATCATGGCCGAGCTCGGCCTACAGGGGCGCAAGCCCCCGCGTCGGCGGAAGTCACTGACCCGGCAGGGCAAGCGGAAAGCCGCCCCTGACCTGGTGCGTCGTCGGTTCGACGCTGTCGCTCCGGATCTGCTGTGGTACGGCGACATGACCGAGATCGAGACCGGCGAGGGCAAGATCTACTTGGCGACGGTCATCGACGCGTTCTCGCGGCGCTGTCTCGGCTACGCGATGGGCGAGCATCACGACGCGGCCCTGGTCGGGGCGTCGTTGAAGATGGCGGCCGTGACACGTGGCGGCAGCCTGGATGGGACGATCTTCCACAGCGACCGCGGCGCGGAGTACACGTCCGAGGCGTACAACAAGCTCTGTGACCGCCTGGGCGTGGTGCAGTCCATGGGACGGGTGGGGTCCGCGCTGGACAATGCCGCCGCGGAGAGTTTCAACTCGCTGATCAAGGTCGAGTACATCCACCGCCGACAATTCGCGACCCGGACCGAGGCCCGCCTGAAGATCGCCACATGGATCACTGGGTTCTACAACCCGCGACGAAGGCACAGCGCGGCCGGCGGCCTACCGCCTGAGGAGTTCGAAAGAATCATCGCCGAAGCGCGCGAGCGACACTGCCAGAAAGATCAGACCGCATAA
- a CDS encoding SigE family RNA polymerase sigma factor, translated as MLDRKEARDAEFQSFVVGRWPRMLRTAFLLTGEQHAAEDLVQSTLERAYVAWRRVGAADDPDAYVRRVMINAHARRHRRRLKEFLAPKDYSGLTHELPDADDRIARADDRGALLTALAALPARQREAVVLRYWEDLSEAQAAEAMECSVGTVKSNTARGIAKLRALPGLAEALTNGGRK; from the coding sequence ATGTTGGATCGGAAAGAGGCTCGGGACGCGGAGTTCCAGAGCTTCGTCGTCGGCCGCTGGCCACGGATGCTGCGCACGGCTTTCCTGCTCACGGGGGAGCAGCATGCCGCGGAGGACCTGGTCCAGTCGACGCTCGAACGGGCCTATGTGGCCTGGCGCAGGGTCGGCGCGGCCGACGACCCCGACGCGTACGTACGGCGCGTGATGATCAACGCGCACGCCCGCAGGCACCGCAGACGCCTCAAGGAGTTCCTGGCGCCGAAGGACTACTCGGGCCTCACCCACGAGCTGCCCGACGCCGACGACCGCATCGCGCGGGCGGACGACCGCGGCGCGCTGCTGACGGCGCTCGCCGCACTGCCCGCGCGCCAGCGGGAGGCGGTGGTCCTGCGGTACTGGGAGGACCTGAGCGAGGCGCAGGCGGCGGAGGCCATGGAATGCAGCGTCGGCACGGTGAAGAGCAACACGGCGAGGGGGATCGCGAAGCTCCGCGCCCTGCCGGGACTGGCCGAGGCACTCACGAACGGAGGGCGGAAGTGA
- a CDS encoding four-helix bundle copper-binding protein has product MDSERWSLAATIFHSDRGAEYTSEAYNKLCDRHSRLCAEACRSCEQACNVLLQALG; this is encoded by the coding sequence GTGGACTCCGAGAGGTGGAGCTTGGCCGCGACGATCTTCCACAGCGACCGCGGCGCGGAGTACACGTCCGAGGCGTACAACAAGCTCTGTGACCGCCACAGCCGCCTGTGCGCCGAAGCCTGCCGCTCGTGCGAGCAGGCGTGCAACGTCCTCCTCCAGGCGCTCGGCTGA
- a CDS encoding N(5)-(carboxyethyl)ornithine synthase has product MQQLTLGIMSQTRKENEHRLPVHPAHFDRIDAGLRERIYLQENYGEHFGVPDSRLAPLVAGFRTREELIADCDVILLAKPLHEDLAELREGQVLWGWPHCVQDERLTQTAIDRRLTLIAFEAMNHWSRSGAFNLHVFHKNNELAGYSSVLHAMQLTGVTGDYGRRQRAVVIGFGATARGAVTALSALGVHDVDVLTARGVTAVSSPIHSARIVHFDHDKADTLDPRRSVALTENGPLPLAEFLAGHDIIVNCVLQDTDAPLMFLIEEDLPKLAPGTLVIDVSCDEGMGFDWARPTTFTDPMFTVGDHVRYYAVDHSPSYLWNSATWENSEALLPYLDVVLQGPDGWDTDDTIRRAIEIRRGVVQNPKVLAFQHRTAKYPHAHEETRTASRP; this is encoded by the coding sequence TTGCAGCAGCTCACGCTCGGAATCATGTCGCAGACCCGCAAGGAAAACGAGCATCGTCTGCCCGTTCACCCCGCTCATTTCGACCGCATCGACGCCGGTCTCCGCGAGCGCATCTATCTCCAGGAAAATTACGGAGAGCATTTCGGCGTCCCGGACAGCCGGCTCGCCCCGCTCGTCGCGGGCTTCCGCACGCGCGAGGAACTCATAGCCGACTGCGATGTCATCCTGCTGGCCAAACCGCTCCACGAAGACCTGGCGGAACTGCGCGAGGGCCAGGTCTTGTGGGGCTGGCCGCACTGCGTCCAGGACGAGAGGCTCACCCAGACCGCCATCGACCGACGGCTGACTTTGATCGCCTTCGAAGCGATGAACCACTGGTCCCGCAGCGGCGCCTTCAACTTGCACGTCTTCCACAAGAACAACGAGCTGGCCGGGTATTCCTCGGTCCTGCACGCCATGCAACTGACCGGCGTGACAGGCGACTACGGGCGGCGGCAGCGCGCCGTCGTCATCGGCTTCGGCGCGACCGCCCGCGGCGCGGTAACCGCGCTCAGCGCCCTGGGCGTGCACGACGTCGACGTGCTCACCGCGCGTGGCGTCACCGCTGTCAGCTCCCCCATCCACTCCGCGCGGATCGTCCACTTCGACCACGACAAAGCCGATACCCTCGACCCGCGACGCAGTGTCGCCCTCACCGAAAACGGCCCGCTGCCGCTGGCCGAGTTCCTCGCCGGGCACGACATCATCGTCAACTGCGTGCTGCAGGACACCGACGCGCCTCTGATGTTCCTCATAGAAGAGGACCTGCCGAAGCTGGCCCCCGGCACCCTGGTCATCGACGTCTCCTGCGACGAGGGCATGGGCTTCGACTGGGCCCGACCCACCACCTTCACCGACCCGATGTTCACCGTCGGCGACCACGTCAGATACTACGCGGTGGACCACAGCCCCTCCTACCTGTGGAACTCCGCGACCTGGGAGAACAGCGAGGCCCTCCTGCCGTATCTGGACGTCGTGCTTCAAGGCCCCGACGGCTGGGACACCGACGACACGATCCGGCGCGCCATCGAGATCCGCCGTGGCGTCGTCCAAAACCCCAAGGTGCTCGCCTTCCAGCACCGCACCGCAAAATACCCGCACGCCCACGAGGAGACCCGGACGGCGTCGCGGCCGTAG
- a CDS encoding cold-shock protein, protein MAKGTVKWFNSEKGFGFIEQEGGGPDVFAHYSNIAAQGFRELQEGQKVEFDVTQGQKGPQAENIRPA, encoded by the coding sequence ATGGCCAAGGGCACTGTCAAGTGGTTCAACAGCGAGAAGGGCTTCGGCTTCATCGAGCAGGAGGGCGGCGGCCCCGACGTCTTCGCCCACTACTCCAACATCGCTGCCCAGGGTTTCCGCGAGCTGCAGGAGGGCCAGAAGGTCGAGTTCGACGTCACCCAGGGCCAGAAGGGCCCGCAGGCGGAGAACATTCGCCCCGCCTGA